AACCCTTCACAAacacgagggtccactcgcgaacgcaaagcactgctgtctgcaacacttcagcagatttttctacaactttcaacaacttgaaatggtccgtttaaccacccgaaactcacccgaggcccctgggacctcaaccaaatatgccaacatatcccataacatcattcaaacttgttccaaccttcggaacgctcaaaacaacatcaaaacaccaaattcgcataggattcaagtctaagaattccaaaatcttttaaattccgcttttgattaaaagtctatcaaaccacgtccgaatgacctgaaatttttcacacacatcccaaatgacacaacggacctattgcaacttccggaattccattccgacccctctatcaaaatctcacctatcaaccggaaaacgccaaaatttcaatttcgtcaattcaagcctaaatccactctggacctccaaaacaaattccgatcacgctcctaagtcccaaatcacctcccgaagatatccgaaccatcaaaactcacatccgagccctttaacacataagtcaatatctggttgacttttctaacttaagcctccccaaaagagactaagtgtctcaaaccttaccaaaacctctctgaacccaagccaaccaacccaatcacatatagaactgataaacaaaataataaaaagcaGAAATTGGggaaacggagcagtaactcatgaaatgactggCCGGGATCGTTACAGAAACTACTGCAAAGATCCTTATAAATTGATTTACTACCATAGTCTTTTCTTACAAATCTTTATTTAAGCAATTTTTATTTAGGTTTGGCTTTCTACATTGCTTAGGGTTTAGCTCCCACACAAACTTCTGCAAAGTATGGCTCAAAACTATAACTATATCAGCGAAATAGCAATGTCCAAAATGAGTTGGAATTTGAAAGTTCGTGTTGTTAGATTGTGGCACATTCTAGACCGCAAGAAACCAGAAAATTCTAatttaatcaaattaattattcaagatgAAAAGGTGCATACTCTTTTACATGTAGTTATTTTTTTCGAGTTGTGATGTATTTTCTTCAACTTATGCGCCTTACTAACTTAaatttcttttcacattttttattTTAGGGCGATCGAATTCATGCAACTATTGAAAGAGCTGTTATGcgtattttcaaaacaaaaatacatGGAATGGGATTGTATGTTATGAAAAACTTTGTGGTTGGACCAAACAATCTGGAAATTAAGATCAACAAACATAAATTGAAACTGACATTTTCTCATAGGATGAGTGTGGGTGAAATTAGTGATCCACAGTTTAGTTTGAATATTTTCAACTTTAAACCTTTTCAGCATCTCACAAATCAAGTTGAGGTTGATGAGAATGAACTATTCGGTAATTGTTTTACCTTTCGCTATTTTTTGTTGAATGTTTTATCACCTTATTCATAACTATTATTTAAATGTGGCAGATATCATAGGAGAAGTTATTGGTCATGGTAACGTAAAATTGTATAACCAAGGTGGTAAAACAAGTACTTTTATGAACTTGGAGCTCGAGGATCATGAGtactgtcatgggctgctttccagacacaccccatgaccccttggccgcgccccatggcggcctagcaagcctcacaatgcctagctccatggtcggccccgtggtcttggttgCACCAAGTGAAAAGCGTGCATGCGCCTCTGTTGCCCCACTGATGCCTCTCCCCAGCGCCCAGTGgttggccaatgacaacagcgtcgTGCGCCCTGACAATGTCGCACGCGCAGATCTTGATGCCTTGCTAGGGCCCAGTTGCAGGCCCATTCcaacagcgcctcgcgcacagaccttgatgccaagcaccagcgcccagcctcaggcaAACACAACAAGTATCGCGCGCGCCAACAGCACcacgcgcgcagaccctgacctgCAAGACAAAGTTGCTACCATCGGACTTGTTTCTAcattgtaataaactaagtccttttcattgtaattataggctagtttaca
Above is a window of Nicotiana tabacum cultivar K326 chromosome 8, ASM71507v2, whole genome shotgun sequence DNA encoding:
- the LOC142163273 gene encoding uncharacterized protein LOC142163273 codes for the protein MAQNYNYISEIAMSKMSWNLKVRVVRLWHILDRKKPENSNLIKLIIQDEKGDRIHATIERAVMRIFKTKIHGMGLYVMKNFVVGPNNLEIKINKHKLKLTFSHRMSVGEISDPQFSLNIFNFKPFQHLTNQVEVDENELFDIIGEVIGHGNVKLYNQGGKTSTFMNLELEDHERNNISVTFWGKFVDEILPHLDGSPNQPVIVVMQLIKAHKFQGTQITNILCVILGIPRSFWINPDLPQVAKFISRLGSGREVNLERFSQTTSQHSYSVSEELAAGNVKVKIIGELIDFWEQRDNY